TGGACCCCGAGCGCACGGTGCTGGAGCAGGTGGTGGCCGGCTGCGGCGAGAAGCGGGAGTTGCTGCTGCGTTTCATGGCGGTGGGCGAGGGCCTGGCGGAGCGGCCCGACGACGGGGGGTTACTAGCGGAGCTGGGCGAACTCAGCGGCCGCATGGACCAGTCCGGGGCCTGGGGTCTGGAGCACCAGTGCCACGAGGTGCTCGATCACCTCGGCATCACCGACACCCAGCGCCGGGTGGGAGAACTCTCCGGCGGCTACCGCAAACGGCTGGCCCTGGCCTCGGCCCTGGTGGCCGAACCCGACGTGCTGCTGCTGGATGAACCCACCAACCACCTCGATGCCGACTGCATTGAGTGGCTGCAGGGGCGACTGGAGCGCTTCGGCGGCGCCCTGGTGCTGATCACCCACGACCGTTACTTCCTTGATCGGGTCACGCGGCGGATCGTTGAGGTGGAGCGGGGCGAGGCCCGCAGCTACGCCGGCAACTACGCCACGTACCTCAAGCTCAAGGCCGAGGAGGATGCCTCCGAAGCCGCCAGCGACGCCAAGTTCAAAGGCGCCCTGCGGCGCGAGCTGGCCTGGCTGCGCCAGGGCCCCAAGGCCCGCAGCACCAAGCAGAAGGCCCGCATCCAGCGCATCGAGGCGATGCGCGAGGCCCCGGCCCGCCAGGCCCGCGCCGCGGTCAGCCTGGCCACCGCCAGCCGCCGGATCGGCAAGCGCGCCATCGACGCCGACGACCTGGGTCTGAAGGTGGGCGAACGCGTGCTGCTGGAGGGCTTCAGCTACGACTTCTCCCCGGAAGACCGGGTCGGGATCATCGGCCCCAACGGCAGCGGCAAATCGACGCTGCTCGATGCGATCGCCGGCCGGCGCGCCCCCGATGCCGGCACGGTGGAACTGGGGGCCACCGTGAAACTGGCCTACTTCGATCAGCAGGCCGAGGCCTTCCTGGCGGGCAAGGGCGTGGCGCGCAAGGTGATCGACTTCGTGCAGGAGGCCGCCAGCTCGATCGATCTGGGGGGGGAGAAGGTGAGCGCCTCCCAGCTGCTGGAGCGCTTTCTGTTTCCGCCGGCCCAGCAGCACAGCCCGATCGCCAAGCTCTCCGGCGGCGAGCGCCGGCGCCTCTACCTCTGCCGGTTGCTGATCGAAGCGCCCAACGTGCTGCTGCTGGATGAGCCCACCAACGACCTGGACGTGCACACGCTCACGGTGCTCGAAGACTTCCTGGAGGATTTCCGCGGCTGTGTGGTGGTGGTCTCCCACGACCGCTATTTCCTCGATCGCACCGTCGACCGCCTGTTTGCCTTCGAAGACGGCCGGCTGCAGCGCTTCGAGGGCAATTACAGCGCCTATCTGGAGCGCCGTGCCAGCGAGGCCAAAGGGGCGGCGGTGCCCGTGGCGCCAGCGGCCCAGGAGGTGGCGACCCCGGGCGGTGCCACCCCAGGCGGTGCGCCCCGGGGTGATGAGACAGACAAACGCCCCCGACGCCGCAGTTACAAAGAAACTCGCGAGCTCGAGCAACTCGACGCCCACCTGCCGGCCTGGGAGCAGCAGCGGCTCGCCCTGGAGGCCCAGCTCTCCGGCGGCGGCGCTGGCGACTACACCGACCTGGAACGACTCACCCAGGAGCTTTCAGCACTGGTGGAGCAGATCCACCAGGGTGAGGAACGCTGGATGGAACTCAGTGAGCTGCCCGCCTGAGGGGTGCGGAAGGCCGAATCAGGGAGAGCCCACAATCGGCACCGGCTCCTGGCCACGACCCGTATGGTGGGTTCGACGTCGACCGGTGGATGAGCGCCGGAGCACCTATGAACACCATCGACGAGCACATCCTCAAGGACCTGAGCGAGCTCGAAGCCGCCAAGGCCTCAGGAGATGCCGCGAAGCTCGGCCATCTGGAAGATGAGCTCAAGCAGCTTGAGGAGTACAAGGCCCACCATCCCGACGACAGCCACGACCCCAGCCCCCTGGAGGTTTACTGCGACCTGAACCCCGACGCCCTCGAGTGCCGGGTCTACGACGACTGAGCCGCAGCCTCAGCCTCCACCAGCTTGCGTCGGTCCAGCTCCCTCCACACTCTCCCCAGCAGGGGGTCGAGGCCCTGGGCCGTCGCCGCTGACACCAGCAGCACCTCTTGCCCGCAGTGGCTGGCCACCTGTTGTTGCAGCTCCGCAACTTGATCCTCCAGCAGCAGCTCGATCTTGTTGAGCGCCACGATCCTCGGGCGCATGTCCAGACCGTGGCCATAGGCGCTCAATTCGGCCTCCACGATCGTCAGATCACGCACCACGTCCTCAGCGCTGGCATCCACCAGATGGATCAGCAGGCGCGTGCGCTCGATGTGGCGCAGGAAGTCGTGGCCCAGGCCCGCCCCCTGGGCCGCCCCGGCGATCAATCCGGGGATGTCGGCGAACACGGTGCCATCACCGCTCGGACGACGCACCACCCCCAGGTTGGGCACCAAGGTGGTGAAGGGGTAATCGGCGATCTTGGGGCGGGCGGCCGAGAGCACGCTGATCAAGGTGCTCTTGCCGGCGTTGGGGAGTCCGATGATGCCCACCTCCGCCAGCAACTTCAGCTCAAGCTGCAGGTTCCAGCCCTCCCCCTCCCTGCCCTCGGTGAACTTCTCCGGCGCCCGGTTGCGGTTGCTGAGGTAGTGAGCGTTGCCGAGGCCACCACGGCCACCGGCCGCCACCAGCAGCTGCTGGCCGTGCTCGGTGAGGTCGCCCAGCAGGATGTTGGTGGCCAGATCACGCACCTCCGTGCCACAGGGCACCTGGATGATCAGGGTCTGGCCGCTGGCGCCGGTGGCACGGTTGGGACCGCCGCGGCGGCCCTCGGGAGCCACGAACTGACGCTTGTATTTGAAGTCGAGCAGGGTCTGGAGGTTGCTATCGGCCTGCAGCACGATGCCCCCCCCCCGGCCTCCGTCGCCCCCTGATGGGCCGCCGGCGGGCACGTACTTCTCACGGCGAAAGGTGACGATGCCATCTCCTCCGCGGCCGGCCTGCACGGCGATGCGTGCCTGATCAATGAACTGCAAAGGGCTTGGGCCTGGGGACTGGGTCGTGGGGCCAACCCTAGGATCGGCCGGTCTGAGGGCCGGTCTTGGCTGAGGTTCGCTTCCAGCAGGTGAGCAAGGTGTTTCCGCCTCGGCGCGGGTCAGGGCCGGTTCCGGTGCTCAACCAGCTGGACCTGACCATCGCCGATGGTGAGTTTCTGGTGCTGGTCGGCCCCTCGGGCTGCGGCAAGAGCACCCTGCTGCGCTTGCTGGCGGGGCTGGAGAACCCCAGCGCCGGTGAGCTGTTCGTGGGCGAGCGCTGCGTCACGAGGCTGCGACCGGCCCAGCGGGATGTGGCGATGGTGTTTCAGAGCTACGCGCTCTACCCCCATCTGAGCGTGGCCGACAACATCGGTTTCGGCCTGCGCCGCAGCCGTCCCCGCAGCCTGGTTCAACAGCTCCAGGACGGCCTGCACCAGGCCGGCCGCGGGCTGCCCGCCGCCCTGCGGGTGCCCTCGCAGCGAGAGGATCGCATCGAACGCCGCATCGCCGAGGTGGCCGAAACCCTTGAGCTCACACCGCTGCTGGAGCGGCGGCCCAAGGAACTCTCCGGCGGCCAGAAGCAGCGGGTGGCCCTGGGCCGGGCGATCGCCCGCGAGCCGGCGGTGTTTCTGATGGATGAGCCGCTCAGCAACCTCGACGCCAAGCTGCGCACGGGCACCCGGGGCCAGATCGTGGAATTGCAGCGCCGCCTGGGCACCACCACCCTTTACGTCACCCACGACCAGGTGGAGGCGATGACCATGGGCCACCGCATCGCCGTGCTCAACCAGGGCCACCTGCAGCAGCTGGGCACGCCGCTGGAGCTCTACCAGTGGCCCTCGAACCTGTTCGTGGCCCAGTTCATCGGCAGCCCGCCGATGAACCTGCTCCCCGTGCGGGCCATGGGCGGCGCCCAGGTGCAGCTGGGCAGCAAGCGCTTTCTGGTGGAGGAGCCGCTGGCATGCGCCCTGGCCGAGCGCGCCGGCGAAGAGCTCACAGCGGGCCTGCGGCCGGAGCATCTGGTGCTCGCCCCCGCCACGAACCGCAACCTGGCGGCGGAGGTGACCCACCTCGAAGCCCTCGGCAATGAGCTGCTGGTCAGCGCCCGCCTGCAGGAAAGTGGCCATCTGGTGCAGCTGCGCGCCGACCCCGACCAGCGCGTGGTGCCCGGCCAGAGTGTTCATCTGGAGGTGGTGGGCAGCGGCTGGCGCCTGTTCGATCGCCAGGGGGAAGCCCTCAAGCTGCCGTCAGGCCAGGCCCCGGCGCTGCCGGTGCTGCCGGTGCTGCCGGAGCTGGGGTGAGCGGAGGGGGAGCGCGTCGCCGCCTCTACTTCACCCACACCACGCTGCAACCCGGCCCGCCGTCTCCTTTCTCGGCGTCGGCCACACGCTCCACGTAGGCCACCCCCGCCAGCCACTCGCGCAGGCCCCGCTTGAGGCGGCCGGTGCCGATGCCGTGAATCACCCACACCGGCCCGTTGGCCACCCGGAGCTGCTCCTCCACGGCGGCCTCCGCTTCGTGAACACGCAAACCACGCACATCCACGGTGTTGCGCTCGGTGCGCACCGAGGGGCCCGCTCCAAGCCCGGCGGGGATGCGCACCTGCACCTTCGGGGCGGGGGGCTCCGGCGGCTGGGGCTTCTGGCCACTGAGCGATTCAACAGCCTCCAGGGGCAGCGTCAGCCGCATCGGGCCGCAGCGCACCGTGAGCTCCCGGCCACCGGCGGCGAGCTCCAGCACCTCGGCCGACTTCCCGAGGGACAGCACCCGGATGCGTTCCCCCACCACCGGCATCCAGCCCCGGTGCTGCCGCCGCTCGGGCACGGGCCGGTGGTCCCGCTCCAGGCGTTTGAGCCGCTCGCCGGCGAGCCGCGTTGTTTCGCCATCGGCCTGGCCCTGGCGCAGGCGGCGGATGATCCGGCGCACCTCCTGCTGCCCCTCGCGGATCGATGTTTCCAACTGGCGGCGGCGCTGCTCCTGCAGCTCCGCCGACTGCTCCTTCTGCTGCTCCCAGCGCTGCAGCAGCTCCTCATGCAGCAGTTCGGTGCTGGCTAACAGGGCCACCGCATCCTCGGCGGCCTCCTGCTGACGCCGGCGCTGGGCCTCCAACCCCTGGATCACCTGGTTGAGTTCGCCCTCCCCACGGGGGGCGAGCAGTTCCTGGGCCCGCTCGAGCACGCCGGGCGCCAGCCCCAGGCGGGAGGCAATCGCCAGGGCGTTGCTGCGGCCGGGGATGCCCCATTGCAGG
Above is a window of Cyanobium sp. ATX 6F1 DNA encoding:
- a CDS encoding ABC-F family ATP-binding cassette domain-containing protein, whose translation is MSLISLVGVSKDFGLRTLFSDLTLHIAERERLGLIGPNGAGKSTLMRMLAGQEPPDQGERRCSAQWKVVLVDQDPELDPERTVLEQVVAGCGEKRELLLRFMAVGEGLAERPDDGGLLAELGELSGRMDQSGAWGLEHQCHEVLDHLGITDTQRRVGELSGGYRKRLALASALVAEPDVLLLDEPTNHLDADCIEWLQGRLERFGGALVLITHDRYFLDRVTRRIVEVERGEARSYAGNYATYLKLKAEEDASEAASDAKFKGALRRELAWLRQGPKARSTKQKARIQRIEAMREAPARQARAAVSLATASRRIGKRAIDADDLGLKVGERVLLEGFSYDFSPEDRVGIIGPNGSGKSTLLDAIAGRRAPDAGTVELGATVKLAYFDQQAEAFLAGKGVARKVIDFVQEAASSIDLGGEKVSASQLLERFLFPPAQQHSPIAKLSGGERRRLYLCRLLIEAPNVLLLDEPTNDLDVHTLTVLEDFLEDFRGCVVVVSHDRYFLDRTVDRLFAFEDGRLQRFEGNYSAYLERRASEAKGAAVPVAPAAQEVATPGGATPGGAPRGDETDKRPRRRSYKETRELEQLDAHLPAWEQQRLALEAQLSGGGAGDYTDLERLTQELSALVEQIHQGEERWMELSELPA
- a CDS encoding Calvin cycle protein CP12; this encodes MNTIDEHILKDLSELEAAKASGDAAKLGHLEDELKQLEEYKAHHPDDSHDPSPLEVYCDLNPDALECRVYDD
- the obgE gene encoding GTPase ObgE encodes the protein MQFIDQARIAVQAGRGGDGIVTFRREKYVPAGGPSGGDGGRGGGIVLQADSNLQTLLDFKYKRQFVAPEGRRGGPNRATGASGQTLIIQVPCGTEVRDLATNILLGDLTEHGQQLLVAAGGRGGLGNAHYLSNRNRAPEKFTEGREGEGWNLQLELKLLAEVGIIGLPNAGKSTLISVLSAARPKIADYPFTTLVPNLGVVRRPSGDGTVFADIPGLIAGAAQGAGLGHDFLRHIERTRLLIHLVDASAEDVVRDLTIVEAELSAYGHGLDMRPRIVALNKIELLLEDQVAELQQQVASHCGQEVLLVSAATAQGLDPLLGRVWRELDRRKLVEAEAAAQSS
- a CDS encoding ABC transporter ATP-binding protein; amino-acid sequence: MAEVRFQQVSKVFPPRRGSGPVPVLNQLDLTIADGEFLVLVGPSGCGKSTLLRLLAGLENPSAGELFVGERCVTRLRPAQRDVAMVFQSYALYPHLSVADNIGFGLRRSRPRSLVQQLQDGLHQAGRGLPAALRVPSQREDRIERRIAEVAETLELTPLLERRPKELSGGQKQRVALGRAIAREPAVFLMDEPLSNLDAKLRTGTRGQIVELQRRLGTTTLYVTHDQVEAMTMGHRIAVLNQGHLQQLGTPLELYQWPSNLFVAQFIGSPPMNLLPVRAMGGAQVQLGSKRFLVEEPLACALAERAGEELTAGLRPEHLVLAPATNRNLAAEVTHLEALGNELLVSARLQESGHLVQLRADPDQRVVPGQSVHLEVVGSGWRLFDRQGEALKLPSGQAPALPVLPVLPELG